From the Tribolium castaneum strain GA2 chromosome 2, icTriCast1.1, whole genome shotgun sequence genome, one window contains:
- the Ret gene encoding proto-oncogene tyrosine-protein kinase receptor Ret encodes MLLILSTFLAFADAVYFSVSDINITIPIDKGKFPLNKQPLASFLAQGAPPLNYTISNNLLRISPSGDVFFSPDFLKSDITNVDAISARISVRDNSNKEATSYLNLEFVLLESLDCDLIVEELCFWKTVRYNFSENAKPARIGSLASPFLVEMCASCEINYDLLSKNKEFRVVSSGALHSIESTEALDRETQSLHLLQVSCTVENSKHTLRNINQTVAVAVGDVDDNPPKAQERSIRINMSSKHVHKDQVVAHKDLIFSDKDSPAVNKYKPVILNDTLKILKAQCNKFSDDHLKQEVQTAVHCKLKFTKTVPVKTSTYSVVLQLNDSSLIHGNGAVGMPIDLQFLDDSGYHPALYKRQLRPATLYPSNRIQIFRTAAPLARLTQPRYLHGASNFTLKPILPKHYAIFNVTYIEGIIFVHDSENLRNATEFVRLNISWTQNDSRKSDEIQVQIVDEPTKTCNDVRKFNDWEHCAQYTTPEECLSPRACALATGGSSSVEKRKRPQRCMWRGEKTPSNEPTTLYATCTPDLETCPDEKCDELEQLESTVCPQDCAEEVLFPAERNKMTGRGIFRGSGVCFCSTLQCHCNPLEYVKLPKRRKPTKPPETTPFLANSSRHTSNATKIMGIELAKCGTTCIFGVIGGALFLGAAVALFVICWKLDSVHKAVRDKFGEENQDLAAPLSDYTMPEPMPLNFEMTTSLADTAILNIINKYAPDPKWEFPRNRLIIEQTLGEGEFGKVLRAKALNISGQPGETTVAVKTLKDDARESELNDLLSEYQLLKEVSHPNVIRLLGVCTAPGGPIYLIIEFAEHGSLRNYLRRSRHLKSECGRLPSSTVDENDVHYDEPNISKVTPKEILSFAWQICKGMAYLSEIKLVHRDLAARNVLLAADQICKISDFGLTRDIYEDDAYFKRSKGRVPVKWMAPESLSDHIYTNKSDVWSFGILVWELVTLGATPYPGIAVQNLFHLLRQGYRMERPDNCSPTLYNIMRSCWHIDPEQRPTFQELAALWEKMLSDEVQYLDLANNAIHNRSYFCAPFDEKAETNPVNYLSKSQSYIKCGSADKFQESADFLAEPDNNQNDINARGYETPVKVPKKVQTPTNDCPQYYTDMASGSST; translated from the exons ATGTTACTAATACTTTCCACTTTTTTGGCGTTCG CGGACGCGGTCTATTTCAGCGTGAGCGATATCAACATCACCATCCCCATTGACAAGGGCAAGTTCCCCTTGAACAAGCAGCCCTTGGCCAGTTTCCTCGCCCAGGGCGCCCCTCCGCTCAACTACACCATCAGCAATAACCTCCTCAGAATCAGCCCGAGCGGCGATGTCTTCTTCAGCCCCGATTTCCTCAAATCGGACATCACAA ACGTGGATGCGATCTCGGCCCGCATCTCAGTGCGAGATAACTCGAATAAGGAAGCTACAAGTTACTTAAACTTGGAGTTTGTCTTATTGGAGTCGCTCGATTGCGATCTGATCGTCGAAGAGTTGTGTTTTTGGAAGACAGTTCGGTACAATTTCAGCGAAAATGCAAAACCGGCCCGAATCGGGTCACTGGCTTCGCCGTTTTTGGTGGAAATGTGCGCAAGTTGTGAAATTAACTACGACCTACTCAGCAAAAACAAGGAGTTTAGGGTCGTTTCATCGGGGGCTTTACACTCGATTGAGTCGACGGAGGCTCTCGATAGGGAGACGCAATCGCTACACTTATTGCAAGTTTCGTGCACCGTTGAAAATTCCAAACACACACTTAGGAATATCAACCAGACGGTGGCTGTGGCGGTGGGAGACGTCGATGATAATCCCCCGAAAGCGCAAGAGAGGAGCATTAGAATAAACATGTCATCCAAGCATGTCCATAAG GATCAAGTCGTAGCACACAAAGATTTAATTTTCAGCGACAAAGATTCGCCCGCTGTTAATAAATACAAGCCCGTGATTTTAAACGATACGCTGAAAATCCTGAAAGCTCAGTGCAACAAGTTTTCCGATGACCACTTGAAGCAGGAAGTCCAAACTGCTGTCCATTGCA AATTGAAATTCACGAAAACCGTTCCTGTGAAAACATCAACTTATTCCGTCGTTTTACAATTAAACGACTCCTCCCTTATTCACGGGAATGGGGCA GTTGGTATGCCGATTGATTTGCAATTCCTGGATGATTCGGGATATCATCCCGCGTTGTATAAAAGACAGCTGAGACCGGCAACGCTTTATCCCAGCAACAGGATTCAGATTTTCAGGACTGCAGCCCCCTTAGCCCGCCTGACTCAGCCCCGCTACCTCCACGGCGCCTCAAACTTCACCCTTAAGCCCATCCTCCCCAAACACTACGCCATATTCAACGTGACCTACATCGAAGGAATAATTTTCGTCCACGATTCGGAAAATCTACGGAACGCAACTGAATTCGTGAG ACTGAACATTTCCTGGACGCAAAACGATTCTCGCAAATCGGATGAAATCCAGGTCCAGATCGTCGACGAGCCCACAAAGACTTGCAACGACGTGCGAAAATTCAACGACTGGGAGCACTGCGCCCAGTACACCACCCCCGAGGAGTGCCTGAGCCCCAGAGCCTGCGCCCTGGCCACCGGGGGCTCCTCGAGCGTGGAGAAGCGGAAGCGGCCCCAGAGGTGCATGTGGCGCGGGGAGAAAACCCCCTCCAACGAACCCACCACACTCTACGCCACGTGCACGCCCGACTTGGAGACATGTCCTGACGAAAAGTGCGACGAGTTGGAGCAGTTGGAGAGCACGGTGTGTCCGCAAGACTGCGCCGAAGAGGTGCTGTTTCCAGCAGAGCGGAATAAAATGACCGGTCGTGGGATTTTTCGCGGAAGTGGGGTCTGTTTTTGCAGCACTTTGCAGTGCCACTGCAACCCTCTGGAGTACGTCAAGTTGCCGAAACGGCGCAAGCCGACAAAACCCCCCGAAACCACCCCTTTCCTGGCCAACTCCAGCCGGCATACCAGCAATGCGACCAAGATCATGGGCATCGAGCTGGCCAAGTGCGGCACCACGTGCATTTTTGGGGTCATCGGAGGTGCGCTGTTCCTGGGGGCCGCTGTGGCGTTGTTTGTTATTTGCTGGAAGCTTGACAGCGTGCATAAGGCCGTTAGGGACAAGTTCGGGGAGGAGAACCAGGACCTGGCGGCCCCTCTGTCCGATTATACGATGCCCGAGCCCATGCCgcttaatttcgaaatgactaCTTCGCTTGCTGATACCGCAATTTTGAACATCATCAACAAGTATGCG CCTGACCCCAAGTGGGAATTCCCCAGGAATCGACTCATTATCGAGCAAACGCTCGGAGAGGGCGAGTTCGGGAAGGTGTTGCGGGCCAAGGCGCTCAACATTTCAGGACAACCAG GTGAGACGACCGTCGCCGTGAAAACCCTGAAAGACGACGCGCGCGAATCCGAGCTCAACGACTTACTCTCCGAATACCAACTCCTTAAGGAAGTTTCGCACCCGAACGTAATTCGGCTTCTGGGTGTTTGCACCGCTCCAGGTGGCCCAATTTACCTGATTATAGAGTTTGCCGAACACGGATCGCTCCG aaattatttgaGGAGGAGTAGACACCTCAAGTCGGAGTGTGGCCGCCTTCCCAGCTCCACAGTCGACGAAAATGACGTCCACTACGACGAGCCGAACATCTCCAAAGTGACACCGAAGGAAATCCTGTCCTTTGCCTGGCAGATATGCAAGGGGATGGCGTACTTAAGCGAGATTAAA CTGGTTCATCGCGACCTGGCGGCGCGAAATGTGCTCCTGGCGGCCGACcagatttgcaaaatttccgACTTTGGCCTGACTAGAGACATTTACGAGGATGATGCCTATTTCAAGAGGAGCAAAGGGAGAG TTCCCGTGAAGTGGATGGCGCCGGAGTCGCTCTCCGACCACATCTACACCAATAAATCGGACGTCTGGAGCTTCGGCATCCTGGTGTGGGAGTTGGTGACTTTGGGCGCGACGCCTTATCCCGGGATCGCCGTCCAGAACCTCTTCCACTTGCTGCGCCAGGGCTACCGGATGGAGCGTCCCGACAACTGTTCCCCAACCCTCTACAACATCATGCGGAGCTGCTGGCACATCGACCCCGAACAGAGGCCCACTTTCCAGGAGCTGGCGGCGCTCTGGGAGAAGATGCTGAGCGACGAGGTGCAGTATCTGGATTTGGCCAATAATGCCATTCATAACCGGAGTTATTTCTGCGCTCCGTTCGACGAAAAGGCGGAGACGAATCCGGTTAACTACTTATCCAAGTCGCAGTCGTATATCAAGTGCGGATCGGCGGATAAGTTTCAGGAAAGTGCGGATTTTCTCGCCGAGCCGGATAACAATCAGAATGATATCAATGCAAGAGGGTATGAGACGCCCGTCAAGGTGCCCAAGAAGGTGCAAACGCCTACGAATGACTGTCCGCAGTATTACACTGATATGGCGTCGGGGTCGAGCACTTGA